In Candidatus Acidiferrales bacterium, a genomic segment contains:
- a CDS encoding zf-HC2 domain-containing protein, translated as MKSKCYNVFRADDFVHGELDQSEQDEFKLHLETCDECRSEVEHLHRLAGTLNAAHSFHLDERFNYSVVSSIRQQRSVSEGKELRIALEDIVISLATLLVIVILGLQMFERPTISPVEMVGSLTNIERSSVDQETLSNDQVLELVVRSK; from the coding sequence ATGAAGAGTAAATGTTACAATGTTTTTCGGGCGGACGATTTTGTTCACGGAGAGCTCGATCAAAGTGAACAGGATGAGTTTAAGCTCCATCTCGAAACTTGCGACGAATGCCGCAGCGAGGTGGAACATCTTCACCGGCTTGCAGGGACGCTGAATGCTGCACATTCTTTTCATCTTGATGAGAGGTTTAATTATTCGGTAGTAAGTTCCATTCGTCAGCAAAGGAGTGTCAGCGAAGGAAAAGAATTACGCATCGCCTTAGAGGACATAGTCATCAGTCTTGCCACGCTGCTTGTTATAGTCATTCTCGGCCTGCAGATGTTCGAACGGCCGACAATTTCACCGGTGGAAATGGTGGGCTCCCTCACTAATATCGAAAGGAGCTCGGTGGACCAAGAGACTCTCTCGAATGATCAAGTGCTCGAACTGGTTGTGAGGAGCAAATGA
- a CDS encoding RNA polymerase sigma factor, producing MNYDPPDSSNESRLNDRRAKEKALIDRALEGDEVAYSEIISLYKGKIAATVYSILGKDYVEEISHEVFIRAFNSIKRYRSDSSFYTYLVKITVNLCRDEIRRKKIRRVFNFTEIFGRSENNSSESSRFSAGQEQIKSDVTSDPARVYDTSETIEIVREEMQNLTSVLREAVTLREIDELSYNEIAKLLKVSVGTAKTRVFRARQVLRSKLSERLNYEE from the coding sequence ATGAACTACGATCCGCCTGATTCGTCTAATGAATCGAGGCTAAATGATAGACGAGCCAAGGAAAAAGCACTTATTGATAGGGCATTGGAAGGCGACGAAGTTGCTTACTCCGAGATCATTTCTCTGTACAAGGGGAAGATCGCTGCAACTGTTTATTCGATTCTTGGAAAAGACTACGTCGAGGAGATTTCGCATGAAGTTTTCATCCGAGCTTTCAACTCGATCAAGAGGTACCGGAGCGACTCGTCATTTTATACTTACTTAGTAAAAATAACAGTCAATTTATGTCGCGACGAAATAAGACGGAAGAAGATAAGACGCGTTTTCAATTTCACGGAGATATTCGGCAGAAGTGAAAACAATTCTTCCGAAAGTTCGCGTTTCTCCGCAGGACAGGAGCAAATAAAATCCGATGTTACATCAGATCCCGCAAGAGTATACGATACTAGCGAGACGATCGAAATAGTTAGAGAAGAGATGCAGAACTTGACTTCGGTGCTCAGGGAGGCCGTTACCCTTCGCGAGATTGATGAGTTGAGTTACAATGAGATAGCGAAGCTCCTGAAGGTCAGTGTCGGAACTGCCAAGACGCGAGTATTCCGTGCAAGGCAGGTATTGAGAAGTAAACTAAGTGAAAGGCTGAATTATGAAGAGTAA
- a CDS encoding ATP-binding cassette domain-containing protein has product MSLKIAEVSRYFGAVAAVDGVSFEINVPSVVGFLGPNGAGKTTTMRIITGFLSPSRGKVFINGNEVSSDDFKSRSKIGYLPESNPLYTELEVHEYLKFTGELSGLNAERTEDRLDYVADRCGLEEVLYEPIGHLSKGYKQRVGLAQAIIHDPEILILDEPTSGLDPNQVVEIRKLISELAREKFVILSTHILSEVQALCNRVLIINKGKLVLDATSEELQRDGLGGLSLKIKTVKPVEEVRTKIGSAVEAKRISANFESGVISLRLAIEDSDDAREKIFDACVENGFKLLDINNSGSDLEKVFRELTMGENETGER; this is encoded by the coding sequence ATGAGCTTGAAAATAGCCGAAGTTAGCAGATATTTTGGAGCCGTCGCCGCCGTCGACGGGGTTTCATTCGAAATAAACGTTCCAAGCGTCGTCGGATTTCTCGGGCCAAACGGTGCAGGGAAGACAACCACGATGAGAATCATCACTGGCTTTCTTTCTCCTTCTCGAGGAAAAGTTTTCATAAACGGAAATGAAGTAAGTTCCGACGATTTCAAATCGAGATCGAAAATCGGGTACCTCCCGGAGAGCAATCCGCTGTATACCGAGCTCGAGGTTCATGAGTATCTGAAATTTACGGGAGAGTTGTCGGGACTCAACGCGGAAAGAACCGAGGACCGGCTCGATTATGTCGCGGATCGATGCGGCTTGGAAGAAGTACTCTATGAACCTATCGGTCATTTATCGAAGGGATACAAACAGCGCGTCGGCCTTGCTCAGGCGATCATCCATGATCCGGAGATTTTGATCTTGGACGAGCCGACGTCGGGCCTCGATCCAAATCAAGTAGTGGAGATCCGTAAGTTGATTTCAGAGCTGGCCCGGGAAAAATTCGTGATTCTCTCGACACACATTCTTTCTGAAGTCCAGGCGTTGTGTAACCGTGTTCTGATAATCAACAAGGGCAAGCTTGTTCTTGACGCCACTTCGGAAGAATTGCAGCGTGACGGGCTCGGAGGTTTGTCTTTAAAGATCAAAACCGTGAAGCCCGTCGAAGAAGTGAGAACTAAAATTGGGAGTGCCGTCGAGGCGAAGAGAATTTCTGCGAATTTTGAATCGGGAGTGATCTCGCTGCGGCTCGCAATTGAAGACAGCGATGATGCGAGAGAAAAAATATTCGACGCATGTGTTGAAAACGGATTCAAACTTCTCGACATCAACAACTCCGGTTCCGATCTCGAAAAGGTGTTTAGAGAACTAACAATGGGAGAAAATGAAACAGGAGAACGATAA
- a CDS encoding ABC transporter permease, whose product MKQENDNLRVLVKKELLISLKTPAAYVVIIVFLLISGYMFAQNLFLANAATLRPFFSLTTILYLFFIPALTMRTFSEEFRSGTIEIIVTHPVGRGRLVLAKLLSSMITVVAALVPTIIYFVIIAGIGEIDSGTVLAGYLGLIFLSAGYVSAGIFASSLTQNQVAAFIIALFILFIFFILDKVTSLATGQFAYILQYVSSDFHLENFYKGVIDLRDVIYFCGVTVFFSTLTMKWLELRSK is encoded by the coding sequence ATGAAACAGGAGAACGATAACCTCAGAGTTTTGGTCAAGAAAGAACTGTTAATTTCACTTAAGACTCCCGCTGCCTATGTAGTCATTATTGTGTTCCTCCTGATATCGGGGTACATGTTTGCCCAGAATCTTTTTCTGGCAAACGCGGCTACACTCAGACCGTTTTTTTCTTTGACAACCATTCTGTATCTGTTTTTTATTCCGGCCCTGACGATGCGCACCTTTTCGGAAGAGTTTCGCAGCGGTACAATTGAAATTATCGTGACTCACCCCGTCGGCAGGGGAAGGCTGGTGTTGGCGAAATTATTGTCGAGCATGATCACGGTCGTCGCAGCCCTTGTTCCGACGATAATATATTTTGTAATCATTGCCGGAATTGGAGAGATAGATAGTGGCACAGTCCTTGCGGGGTATCTCGGGCTTATATTTTTGTCGGCCGGGTACGTTTCGGCCGGAATTTTCGCGTCGAGCCTGACACAGAATCAGGTCGCTGCGTTCATTATCGCATTGTTCATTTTATTTATATTTTTCATTCTCGATAAAGTTACGTCCCTTGCGACGGGCCAATTTGCTTATATCCTTCAATATGTGAGCTCGGATTTTCATCTGGAAAATTTCTATAAAGGCGTCATCGACCTCAGGGACGTAATCTATTTTTGCGGAGTCACCGTGTTCTTCTCAACCCTGACGATGAAATGGCTGGAGCTCAGATCTAAATGA
- a CDS encoding Gldg family protein — MKKLTRELFLQMLLYLAVIVLVNVVASGWFIRLDLTKGRINTLSPSTENLLKTLKDRLIVKVYFNSDLPSPYSNNRRALVDILQELRSFSGGKLEYEINDPTTDADVSKATSEGVPQVQIQVVNNDKLEVKRAFMGLVLEYRAQKQIIPVIEDLSDFEYDIASRIDRMINPGKKTIAMAQGNGEPSFVDIQKAQQALSSRYNVLPVDFKRPVPDSVSVLIMIQPATTFSDSQLYNLDQFMMKRGRAAFLMSMVNATMQSQFATDLNLDASRAFSSYGFEIKKNLVRDAQCALVSVMQREAGLTFQTDIPHPYIPRVNNLAKSFVVTQNLHEVVLPFTSEVDTTSAHNLHLGVIPFAVSSQQSGTQADFYNLDPSAQFTRAMFSEHYLLLGAAISGKIKTAIPDSDKDASPSRKTEGNERIIVMGNGNFVRDMFLSNPENLSIFLNIVDYLVDDVGLISIRSKSFLPGPLKPVSDSYRVITKDLIIGLPSVLILAFGLIYWQRTTNRRKAYRASLSNREEPRSEKVD; from the coding sequence ATGAAGAAGTTAACTCGCGAACTTTTCCTTCAAATGCTGCTTTACCTCGCGGTGATCGTTCTGGTGAACGTCGTCGCATCAGGATGGTTCATCAGACTAGATTTGACCAAGGGCAGGATAAATACATTGTCGCCTTCGACTGAAAACCTCCTTAAGACCCTGAAGGACCGTCTGATCGTGAAGGTCTATTTCAATTCCGACCTGCCGTCTCCATACAGCAATAACCGCCGCGCACTCGTCGACATCCTTCAAGAACTAAGGAGCTTTTCGGGCGGAAAACTGGAATATGAAATCAACGACCCGACCACCGACGCCGACGTGAGCAAGGCAACTTCCGAAGGAGTTCCGCAAGTTCAAATCCAGGTTGTAAATAACGACAAACTCGAAGTGAAACGCGCATTCATGGGTTTGGTCCTCGAATATCGGGCGCAGAAACAAATCATTCCCGTTATTGAAGACCTTTCCGATTTCGAATATGACATCGCATCGCGAATCGATCGGATGATAAACCCTGGAAAAAAGACTATCGCCATGGCACAGGGAAACGGCGAACCTTCCTTCGTGGATATTCAAAAGGCGCAGCAAGCATTATCGAGCAGATACAATGTCTTGCCCGTGGATTTTAAACGGCCTGTTCCTGATTCCGTCAGTGTGTTGATCATGATCCAGCCGGCAACAACTTTCTCGGATTCCCAGCTTTACAACTTAGATCAATTCATGATGAAACGGGGCAGAGCGGCATTCTTGATGAGCATGGTGAACGCAACGATGCAAAGCCAATTCGCGACCGATCTCAATCTTGACGCCTCTAGGGCCTTCAGCAGCTACGGGTTTGAAATAAAAAAGAATCTCGTCAGGGATGCTCAATGCGCATTGGTGAGCGTCATGCAGAGAGAAGCTGGACTCACATTTCAGACCGACATACCACACCCGTATATTCCAAGGGTCAACAATCTCGCCAAATCCTTCGTCGTCACCCAAAATCTGCACGAGGTCGTGCTTCCGTTTACGAGCGAAGTCGATACCACGTCGGCACATAACCTCCATCTCGGTGTGATCCCATTCGCAGTTTCGAGCCAGCAGAGCGGAACGCAGGCTGACTTCTACAACTTAGACCCAAGCGCCCAGTTCACGCGTGCAATGTTCAGTGAGCATTATCTTCTTCTTGGTGCGGCGATAAGCGGTAAGATAAAAACTGCTATTCCGGACTCCGACAAAGATGCAAGTCCATCAAGGAAGACGGAAGGCAATGAGAGAATAATCGTCATGGGCAACGGCAATTTTGTCCGGGACATGTTTCTGAGTAATCCTGAAAACCTCTCGATCTTCCTGAACATCGTGGACTATTTGGTGGACGACGTAGGACTCATTTCAATCCGGTCGAAGTCTTTCCTGCCGGGTCCATTAAAACCTGTTTCCGATTCCTACCGCGTTATTACAAAAGACCTGATCATCGGACTGCCGTCGGTGCTCATTCTGGCGTTCGGGCTGATTTACTGGCAAAGAACTACCAACCGTCGAAAAGCTTATCGCGCAAGTCTATCGAACAGAGAGGAACCGCGCAGTGAAAAAGTCGACTAA
- a CDS encoding DUF4340 domain-containing protein, translating to MKKSTKILIGLLVLLGIAYAIQRLTFSTSTTENSNPFSNIDTSKVNQISILSDGREIVIVRESRGWFLTNPLHFPANLTEVNLLLDAVAANPSASVVADNLTDSVAYGLGAGAPTIKISENIQKEVSLRVGNITPDFDGCYVEVNGNKKILDLSKNIRTYAGEQVASWRDKRIFDFSLDEIQAADFALGDTLYHFFHRDTLWQVNGNNVPLAKIQDVVGNFVGTMAIDFVDTSLTEEKPLVDYGFSLSDGTRVAGKVTKSGDQTYASNSSLNQNYIIGSTISENLIRGLREIGRDYLHKETLKR from the coding sequence GTGAAAAAGTCGACTAAGATTTTAATCGGCTTGCTGGTGCTGCTGGGAATAGCATATGCGATCCAGCGGCTGACCTTTTCCACATCGACAACGGAAAATTCTAATCCCTTTTCGAACATCGATACTTCAAAGGTCAATCAGATTTCGATTCTTTCGGACGGGAGGGAAATTGTCATCGTGCGCGAAAGTCGTGGATGGTTCCTTACAAACCCGCTACATTTTCCGGCAAATCTGACTGAAGTAAACCTTCTGCTTGATGCAGTTGCTGCAAATCCATCGGCTTCCGTAGTAGCGGACAATCTGACGGACAGTGTTGCCTACGGTTTGGGCGCGGGTGCCCCGACAATAAAAATATCTGAAAATATTCAAAAGGAAGTTTCGCTCCGTGTTGGGAATATCACTCCGGATTTCGACGGGTGCTATGTTGAAGTCAACGGGAATAAAAAAATCCTCGACTTGTCCAAGAACATCAGAACGTACGCGGGCGAGCAGGTTGCGAGCTGGCGCGACAAGAGAATCTTCGACTTCTCGCTTGACGAGATACAGGCGGCGGATTTCGCACTCGGTGACACGCTTTACCATTTCTTTCACCGGGACACGCTGTGGCAGGTTAACGGCAACAACGTTCCCCTTGCAAAGATTCAGGACGTAGTTGGGAATTTTGTTGGCACCATGGCGATAGATTTTGTCGACACCTCACTCACAGAAGAGAAGCCGTTGGTCGACTATGGATTTTCACTTTCGGATGGAACTCGCGTTGCGGGGAAGGTTACAAAATCGGGTGACCAGACTTACGCCTCCAACTCATCTCTTAACCAGAATTATATCATCGGCTCAACGATTTCCGAAAACCTCATAAGAGGACTTCGAGAAATCGGGCGGGATTACCTGCACAAAGAAACGCTCAAGAGGTAA
- a CDS encoding GIY-YIG nuclease family protein, protein MFYTYILRSRKRGKYYVGSTSNLDGRLCEHNRGKTSSTKPGIPWEIVYYEEFSSHKEAVAREMEIKSQKSRDFIERLILKGKTQLVQGIPT, encoded by the coding sequence TTGTTTTACACTTACATTCTTAGAAGTCGGAAGAGGGGGAAATATTACGTGGGGAGTACTTCCAATTTGGACGGAAGATTGTGCGAGCACAATAGAGGCAAGACTTCTTCGACAAAACCGGGCATTCCATGGGAGATTGTTTATTATGAAGAGTTTTCTTCGCATAAGGAAGCAGTTGCCAGGGAGATGGAGATCAAGTCTCAAAAGAGTAGAGACTTCATTGAGAGATTAATATTGAAGGGAAAAACTCAGTTGGTTCAGGGCATCCCGACTTGA
- a CDS encoding anhydro-N-acetylmuramic acid kinase, with amino-acid sequence MKRLLNLVQKRTRIVIGLMSGTSVDGIDAALVEIDGNGIDTKLHQIDFVTLPFPEGFKEFVLKNSTIGSSDVADIARLNFLLAQLYAEAVLMLCKHAGINFQEVDLIGTHGQTIHHLPQRVEMFGKPVAATLQIGDPSVVAKLTGIITIGDFRAGDVALGGQGAPLVPYFDYLLFRSDEVSRMLLNIGGIANVSYLPKGCRENDVLAFDTGPGNMIVDQLMQISYKMDFDRDGAVASSGNIQREMLSYLMTDEFVTSSPPKSTGRERYGKKYVEDIINKFGDQSKEDIIATITEFTPAAVHENFRMFLSVKGRLDELYVSGGGAHSRYMMDSLKAHFPGVRVENSESLGIPSDAKEAICFAVLANETVSGNATNLPQVTGASRATILGKICLP; translated from the coding sequence ATGAAACGACTTCTTAATCTTGTTCAAAAGAGAACTCGAATAGTCATCGGTCTGATGAGCGGCACGAGTGTGGATGGAATCGATGCGGCTCTTGTCGAAATTGATGGGAACGGAATCGACACAAAACTCCACCAGATCGATTTTGTTACCCTGCCTTTCCCGGAAGGATTCAAGGAGTTCGTTCTCAAGAACTCGACCATCGGCTCGAGCGACGTTGCCGACATAGCGAGGTTGAACTTCTTACTGGCGCAGCTTTACGCAGAAGCCGTGTTAATGTTGTGCAAACATGCGGGAATCAATTTTCAAGAGGTCGATCTGATCGGCACTCATGGACAGACTATTCACCATTTGCCGCAGAGAGTTGAGATGTTCGGAAAGCCGGTGGCAGCGACTCTGCAAATTGGTGATCCCTCGGTCGTCGCCAAGCTTACCGGAATAATCACCATCGGTGATTTTCGAGCCGGGGATGTTGCGCTGGGCGGACAAGGCGCACCGCTCGTGCCCTATTTTGATTATCTTCTCTTCAGATCGGATGAAGTTTCGCGTATGCTCTTGAACATAGGCGGAATCGCGAACGTTTCTTATCTGCCGAAGGGATGTCGAGAGAATGACGTGCTTGCATTTGACACCGGGCCCGGCAATATGATCGTTGACCAGCTCATGCAGATTTCCTATAAAATGGATTTCGACAGAGATGGAGCCGTCGCATCTTCGGGGAATATCCAAAGAGAAATGTTGTCATATCTAATGACAGACGAGTTCGTGACAAGTTCACCACCGAAGTCAACGGGGCGGGAACGGTACGGGAAGAAATATGTGGAAGATATTATTAATAAATTCGGCGATCAATCAAAGGAAGACATTATTGCGACGATAACAGAATTTACGCCAGCCGCCGTTCATGAAAACTTCCGGATGTTTTTGTCCGTAAAAGGAAGACTTGACGAACTTTACGTGAGCGGAGGTGGAGCACACAGCCGGTACATGATGGATTCTCTGAAAGCACATTTCCCTGGAGTTAGAGTCGAGAATTCGGAGAGTCTGGGAATCCCGTCCGATGCAAAGGAGGCGATCTGTTTTGCGGTGCTCGCGAACGAGACGGTTTCCGGAAATGCCACGAACCTTCCGCAAGTCACCGGAGCTTCAAGGGCGACGATACTTGGAAAAATTTGTCTTCCATAA
- the nfo gene encoding deoxyribonuclease IV — protein MKQRSTTDSLLIGAHMSIAGGLYTAFERAEKVGCTAIQIFTKNSNQWRDPVISSDDIEKYREAMNKSKVRIVVSHDSYLINLCGATDSLLENSRRSFVEEIKRCDALGIKYLIFHPGAHTTMDRKAAVKTVADSLNHAHSATKTSHVVTLIETTAGQGTTLGNSFEEIADMISFVNDKERVGVCMDTCHIFAAGYDIRTRESYRNTMAMFGKLIGFDMLHAIHFNDAKKPLNSRVDRHEHIGKGEIGKSAFGFFMNDERFVQIPKVLETPKGDDGYKMDIVNLKLLRSMV, from the coding sequence ATGAAGCAAAGATCAACGACAGATAGCCTGCTAATCGGTGCCCATATGTCGATTGCGGGAGGCCTATACACTGCCTTTGAAAGAGCGGAGAAAGTCGGCTGCACGGCAATCCAGATTTTTACGAAGAATTCTAATCAGTGGCGAGATCCTGTCATTTCATCCGACGATATTGAAAAATACAGAGAGGCGATGAATAAGTCAAAAGTACGAATCGTGGTTTCCCACGATTCTTATTTGATTAATCTTTGCGGCGCGACGGACTCGTTGCTGGAAAATTCCCGCAGGTCATTTGTCGAGGAAATAAAACGTTGCGATGCACTCGGAATAAAATACCTCATCTTTCATCCGGGCGCCCATACCACCATGGATCGTAAAGCAGCCGTGAAAACAGTGGCGGATTCTCTAAACCATGCTCACTCGGCGACCAAGACTAGTCATGTCGTGACCTTGATTGAAACTACAGCGGGGCAGGGTACAACGCTCGGAAACAGCTTTGAGGAAATCGCCGACATGATTTCTTTCGTGAACGATAAAGAAAGAGTCGGGGTATGCATGGACACCTGTCACATTTTCGCAGCAGGTTATGACATTCGCACGAGAGAAAGCTACCGGAATACCATGGCTATGTTTGGAAAGCTTATCGGGTTTGACATGCTCCATGCCATTCACTTCAATGACGCGAAGAAGCCCTTGAACTCTCGCGTTGACAGGCACGAGCACATTGGAAAAGGTGAAATAGGGAAGTCTGCCTTTGGATTTTTTATGAACGACGAAAGATTTGTCCAAATCCCGAAGGTGCTTGAAACGCCGAAAGGCGACGACGGCTACAAGATGGATATTGTCAATCTCAAATTACTTAGATCAATGGTATGA
- the kbl gene encoding glycine C-acetyltransferase: MYGKYQQYLLEQLESIRSSGLYKEERVIASPQGAIIKLQNGKEVLNFCANNYLGLSSHPKVVEAAKRGLDERGYGMSSVRFICGTQDIHKILEQKISRFLKTEDTILYAACFDANGGVFEPLLGEEDTIISDELNHASIIDGIRSCKAMRYRYRHADLDDLEEKLKASQGARFKMIATDGVFSMDGEVAQLDKICELGEKYEALVMVDDSHATGFVGKNGRGSIEAKNVMARVDIITGTLGKAAGGASGGFTSGKKEIVEFLRQRSRPYLFSNTLPPPIVYAEIAVFDLLESTTELRDKLAKNTGYFRSEMTKCGFDIKPGDHPIVPIMLYDAKLAVEFANDLLNEGIYVIGFSFPVVPKGQARIRVQISAAHEKEHLDKAVAAFERIGKKLRVLRN; encoded by the coding sequence ATGTACGGAAAATATCAGCAATATCTTCTCGAGCAATTAGAATCCATCCGGAGCAGCGGCTTATATAAAGAGGAACGCGTCATCGCTTCCCCCCAGGGTGCGATTATAAAATTGCAGAATGGTAAAGAAGTTTTGAATTTTTGTGCAAACAATTATCTGGGTTTATCAAGTCATCCGAAAGTAGTCGAAGCCGCGAAACGCGGACTTGATGAACGCGGCTACGGGATGTCTTCGGTGAGATTCATCTGCGGAACCCAGGACATTCATAAAATCCTTGAACAAAAGATTTCCAGGTTTCTGAAAACTGAAGACACTATCTTGTACGCCGCTTGTTTCGATGCGAACGGAGGTGTTTTCGAGCCTCTTCTTGGCGAAGAAGACACCATTATTTCAGACGAACTTAATCACGCAAGTATTATCGATGGGATCAGGTCATGCAAAGCCATGAGATACAGGTACAGGCATGCCGATTTGGACGATCTCGAGGAAAAATTGAAAGCATCTCAAGGCGCACGGTTCAAGATGATCGCAACGGACGGAGTGTTTTCGATGGATGGCGAAGTAGCGCAGCTTGATAAAATCTGTGAACTCGGTGAAAAATATGAAGCACTGGTCATGGTGGATGATTCACACGCCACAGGTTTCGTCGGAAAAAACGGGAGAGGAAGCATCGAGGCGAAAAATGTGATGGCACGGGTCGATATCATAACCGGCACTCTCGGCAAGGCGGCGGGCGGGGCCTCCGGCGGATTCACGAGCGGAAAAAAGGAAATAGTCGAATTCTTACGCCAGCGGTCGCGACCCTATCTGTTTTCGAACACATTGCCGCCACCGATTGTGTATGCGGAGATCGCAGTTTTTGATCTTCTTGAATCGACAACGGAGTTGCGCGACAAGCTCGCGAAAAACACGGGATACTTTCGCTCGGAAATGACGAAGTGTGGATTCGACATAAAGCCTGGAGATCACCCGATAGTTCCGATAATGCTGTACGATGCGAAATTAGCGGTGGAATTTGCTAATGATTTGTTGAATGAAGGAATTTATGTGATCGGCTTCTCCTTTCCGGTTGTCCCAAAAGGACAGGCAAGAATCCGCGTGCAGATTTCGGCGGCACATGAAAAGGAACATCTGGATAAGGCGGTTGCTGCTTTCGAGAGAATTGGAAAAAAATTGAGAGTGCTTAGAAATTAA
- a CDS encoding phosphatase PAP2 family protein, whose amino-acid sequence MFDLSRLRPLDRLNVLGVFGISVTAIVFHSRVPYAVWIVMVNLVVSISILLLANLDSSRKNALIRFAARWYTFPLIFVTFKELYLMVHQINPHDLDYLLIRIDKAIFGADPTSLLDRIATPGLTEFLQICYSSFYLLWIILGVDLLLNKNEKGFLFFLFVLMYGFYTSYIGYVLVPAVGPRFTLYNFANINGELPGLYLTTFLRGVINSGESITNVAQAMMLAQRDCFPSGHTEMTIITIAIAMKYKAKSAMVITPLGLGVIFATVYMRYHYGIDVIAGAILAVFVLSTATWLESKLKSDRSDESVDNTHPGMINEKEEEVSSTEKRTTATTQNCR is encoded by the coding sequence ATGTTTGATTTAAGCAGGCTACGGCCGTTAGATCGGTTGAATGTACTGGGTGTTTTTGGAATTTCGGTAACAGCCATAGTTTTCCATAGCCGGGTACCCTACGCTGTGTGGATTGTGATGGTAAATCTTGTCGTATCGATATCGATTTTGTTACTGGCGAATCTCGACTCGTCAAGGAAAAATGCGTTGATCAGATTTGCTGCAAGATGGTACACTTTCCCACTGATCTTCGTGACTTTCAAGGAATTGTATTTAATGGTGCACCAGATCAACCCTCACGATCTCGATTATCTCTTGATCCGCATTGATAAAGCGATATTTGGAGCCGACCCGACTTCCCTTCTCGATCGCATCGCTACCCCGGGATTAACAGAGTTTCTTCAAATCTGTTATAGCAGTTTTTATCTTCTATGGATAATCCTCGGTGTTGATCTTTTGTTGAATAAAAACGAGAAAGGCTTCTTGTTTTTTCTTTTTGTATTGATGTATGGTTTCTACACTTCATACATCGGATATGTTCTCGTGCCGGCAGTCGGTCCGCGCTTCACGCTTTACAATTTTGCCAATATTAACGGAGAGTTGCCGGGACTCTATTTGACAACGTTCCTTCGAGGCGTTATTAATTCCGGCGAATCCATCACCAATGTCGCTCAAGCCATGATGCTTGCCCAGCGCGATTGCTTCCCGAGCGGTCATACTGAAATGACAATAATCACCATCGCGATAGCCATGAAATACAAGGCGAAGTCGGCTATGGTGATCACACCGCTGGGCCTGGGGGTCATTTTTGCGACAGTCTATATGCGGTATCATTACGGCATCGATGTTATTGCAGGAGCAATCTTAGCGGTATTTGTACTTTCCACGGCAACCTGGCTCGAATCGAAGTTGAAAAGCGACAGGTCGGATGAGAGTGTTGATAACACGCATCCCGGCATGATCAACGAAAAAGAGGAAGAAGTTTCTTCGACTGAAAAGCGAACCACAGCGACGACACAAAACTGCCGATAA